CCGGCCCTGGTCGTCGAAGACCTGGGTCATACCCAGTTTTTTGCCAATCATTCCGTTGACCATGGTTTATTCCTTCTCCGTCCCGAATGCCTTGATCTCAACGTCGATGGCCGCCGGCAGATCCAGCTTCATCAGGTCGTCCACCGTCTGCGGGGTGGGCTCCAGAATGTCCACCAGCCGCTTGTGGGTGCGGATCTCGAACTGCTCGCGCGACTTCTTGTCGACGTGAGGCGAGCGCAGCACGGTGTAGCGGCTGATCTTGGTGGGAAGCGGGATGGGTCCCGAGACCTGGGCGCCGGTGCGTTTGGCGATGTTGACGATCTCGCTGGTGGAAGAGTCCAGGACCCGGTGATCGTAAGCCTTGAGCCGTATGCGGATTTTCTCGTTGAGCATCTCTCTAACCTAGTCGATGATTTCAGTAATGGTTCCCGCGCCT
The window above is part of the Acidobacteriota bacterium genome. Proteins encoded here:
- the rpsJ gene encoding 30S ribosomal protein S10, with the protein product MLNEKIRIRLKAYDHRVLDSSTSEIVNIAKRTGAQVSGPIPLPTKISRYTVLRSPHVDKKSREQFEIRTHKRLVDILEPTPQTVDDLMKLDLPAAIDVEIKAFGTEKE